A window of Planktothrix sp. FACHB-1365 contains these coding sequences:
- a CDS encoding four-carbon acid sugar kinase family protein, whose translation MRPKIIVLDDDPTGSQTVHSCLLLTQWDVDTLRIGLADQSPIFFILTNTRALTPEQAASVTREVTQNLKLALAAEETRFLNEKSGFDQQNLGQKPGFYVMVVSRSDSTLRGHYPVETDVIAEELGPFDAHFLVPAFFEGGRITRNSIHYLMVDGVETPVHLTEFAKDSVFGYQHSYLPDYVTEKTKGLIPSEKVERFSLSDIRAGTLPRLMRLTGNQCVVVDGETQADFDQFASDIITAASQGKRFLFRSAASILTSLAALGNQPIPAEEMAKYTRNGKPGVVIMGSHVKKSTQQLERLLQEPGIVGIEVDVSHLLEESETQRQELLQQILDQIYAIHNTGQTPVIYTSRQELQFDTVETRLAFGMKVSDLLMDIVRGLPPDIGFLISKGGITSNDVLSKGLALKTARLLGQVLAGCSMVKTSSNHPLYPNLPVVLFPGNVGDANGLATVYQRLTQPPT comes from the coding sequence ATGCGACCTAAAATTATTGTTCTCGATGATGACCCCACAGGTTCCCAAACCGTTCATAGTTGCTTATTGCTGACTCAATGGGATGTCGATACGCTGCGAATTGGACTCGCTGACCAATCTCCAATTTTCTTTATTCTGACCAATACTAGAGCCTTAACCCCCGAACAAGCCGCCTCCGTTACCCGTGAAGTTACCCAAAATTTAAAATTAGCCCTCGCCGCCGAAGAAACCCGGTTTCTCAACGAAAAATCTGGATTTGATCAGCAAAATCTGGGCCAGAAACCGGGTTTCTATGTTATGGTGGTGAGTCGTTCCGATTCAACTCTGCGCGGTCACTATCCTGTAGAAACCGATGTCATCGCTGAGGAACTTGGCCCCTTTGATGCTCATTTTCTGGTTCCCGCCTTTTTTGAAGGAGGAAGAATTACCCGCAATAGTATTCATTATTTAATGGTTGATGGTGTAGAAACCCCCGTTCATTTAACAGAATTTGCTAAGGATTCTGTTTTCGGTTATCAACATAGTTATTTACCCGATTATGTCACCGAAAAAACCAAAGGTTTGATTCCATCGGAAAAAGTAGAACGATTTTCGTTATCCGATATTCGAGCGGGAACCTTACCTCGGTTAATGCGTTTAACAGGGAATCAATGTGTGGTTGTTGATGGTGAAACTCAAGCTGATTTTGATCAATTCGCCTCAGATATTATTACCGCAGCCAGTCAAGGAAAACGCTTTTTATTCCGCAGTGCGGCGAGTATTTTAACGTCTTTAGCAGCACTCGGAAATCAACCCATTCCCGCCGAAGAAATGGCAAAATATACCCGCAATGGGAAACCGGGTGTGGTAATTATGGGGTCTCATGTTAAAAAATCAACTCAACAATTAGAACGATTATTACAAGAACCTGGAATAGTCGGAATTGAAGTCGATGTTTCCCATTTATTAGAAGAAAGTGAAACTCAAAGACAGGAACTCTTACAACAAATTTTAGACCAAATTTATGCTATTCATAATACAGGTCAAACGCCAGTTATTTATACCAGCCGTCAAGAATTACAATTTGATACGGTAGAAACTCGGTTAGCCTTTGGGATGAAAGTATCTGATTTATTGATGGATATTGTGCGAGGTTTACCCCCAGATATTGGATTTTTAATTAGTAAAGGAGGAATTACCTCTAATGATGTCTTAAGTAAAGGATTAGCGTTAAAAACAGCACGGTTACTTGGTCAGGTGTTAGCAGGTTGTTCAATGGTCAAAACCTCTTCTAACCATCCTCTCTATCCGAATTTACCAGTGGTTTTATTCCCTGGAAATGTGGGAGATGCTAACGGATTAGCAACGGTCTATCAACGTTTAACCCAACCCCCAACCTAA